Sequence from the uncultured Flavobacterium sp. genome:
TATTTTTCTTTTGCTTGTTCAAAAGTTAAGTTTTTTGGTTGTTTAGCGATTTCGTCTTCAAAATTATACCATTTTTTTAGGCTCAGTTTTTTGTTTTCATATTCTAAAAAATGTCCTCCAGGTAATTGAGCGATTGAATTCCAAAAAGTTTCATCTGGTTTTCCATAGGAACCGTAAACAAAATAAGAAGCCCAAACTGTTTCGTTTGGTTCTTTCTTGATTCCGGCTGCATGCAAAGCTTTTATTTCTGATGAAAAATAAAAACTATTATTGAAGAGACTATAATAAAAGGGTTTTACTCCAAATCGATCTCGGGCTGCAAATAGTTTTTTCTCCTGATTATCCCAAATGGCAAAAGCAAACATTCCGTTTAATTTTTCCAAACAAGATTTTCCATAGGCTATAAATGCTGCCAATAAAACCTCAGTATCTGATTCTGTTTTAAAATTATATTGATTTTCTAAAGTTGCTTTGATTTCAATATAATTGTAAATTTCTCCATTAAAAACCAAAACATAACGTCCTGAATCATCTATAAAAGGTTGATTCGATTGTGGCGATAAATCAATTATACCCAAACGATTATGACCTAAAGCAGCAAATTCTGGATCAAAATATTTTCCTGTAGCATCCGGTCCACGATGATGTTGACTGGTAAGCATTACATCTAATTGAGATTCTTTATAATCACCAATTATTCCGGCAATTCCACACATATTAAAAAGTTATTATGCTTAAAAATTTGGCCGTCACAAACTCTTCGGTCATTGCCATTGATTCATAAGTCGCACCCGCAATATGAGGCGTAATGATACTATTATATCCTTTATTTGCTAATTGTATCAACGGATTGGTTTTTAAACTTTCGGCATTAAATTCATCTTGAAGAACATCTGTTGCAATACCTGATATTTTATTTTGCTGAAGTAATTGGCCAACAAATTTTTCGTCCCAGATATTCCCGCGCGAAGTATTAATTAACACTGCGTTTTCTTTGCAGTTTTGCAAAAGTTCTTGATTTACAAAATATTTGTTCTGTTCATCATAAGGAATATGAATTGAAATAACATCAGCCCAAGCGAACATTTCTTCTGGATTTGAAAATTTCTTATGGTCATTAATTTGAGATGTTGTATCAAAATATCCGACTTTCATTCCAAAAGCCTGAGCAAAATTAGCTACTTGCTTTCCTACTCTTCCTAAACCTAAGATTCCTATCTTTTTTCCGGAAAGATTATTTCCTTTAAAGTTATCGCGATTCCAATTTCCAAGTTTCACATCATTAAATGAAGAAGGAATTCTTTTTAGCAAAGCTAATAGTAAAGCCCAAGTGTGTTCTGCCGTAGAAGGAATTGAGTTTAAGAAATCTGTTTCGCCTTTTAATGAAATTACTTGTCCGCCACAACTTTCAAAATAGGGTACATCAATATGATCTAAACCAGTTGTTGCGGTTAAAATATATTTAAGTTTGGTAGCTTTTTGAAGAATTTCTTTGGTAAGTTTGAAACGAAGACGAACAAACAAAACCTCAACTTCTGCAATATTCTCTATTAATTTTTCAATTGATTTAAAATCATGCTGAATGACTTCAAAATGTTTTTGAAGTTCTGCAATAGCTTTTGGACTAAAATTTTCAGATTCAGTAATTAGAATTTTCATTTTTCCAGTCTTTATAAAGTATTTCGGCTATTTTAAAATCTCTTGGTGTGTCAATATTTGCTAACCAATCGGCATCCATAACATAAGCTGTTTTATTGGCTACCATAAATGATTTTTCATTAAAAAAAGTTGTTGTTCTAACGGCATAAAAGCAACCATTTCGATAATAAACCGGATCTAAATCCTGACGTCTGGCGGTTTCTCCATATTCCAGAAAAGGGATCATTTCATTATTAATTCCTAAATTATACATTCTCGCCGGATGTGTATCATCCATAGGAATGACACTGATTACACCTTGAATATTTGCATCGTTTTCAAAAAAAGAGATTACATTATCCAAATCCAGACCAGTTCTTAATGGCGAAGTTGGCTGCAATAACACGATAATATCAAACTCGTCTTTCAGTTCTTGATATACATGTTCTACAGCGGTCACAACATTACTGGTATCCGTTGCCAAATCTGTTGGTCTCAAGATAACTTCACTTCCATATTCTTTTGATACTGCAGCAATTTCTTCACAATCTGTTGAAACAATTATTCGGGTTGCTTTTTTTGAAGCTTTGGCGCAATCAATTGCATGCGCCAATAATGGTTTATCACCAAGTATTTTGATGTTCTTTTTAGGAACTCCTTTTGAACCTCCTCGCGCCGGAATGACAACCAAAACTTTCATTAATAAGTAATTGTTTTATGAAACAATAAAGGTAAGTCTTGCAGCAATTGAGCAATTTTATTTCCTGCGCCGCCATCTCCATAAACATTTGATCTGGTTCTGTTATTTTTGGCTAAAACACCAGTAATTGCATCAATAATTTCATTCTCGTCATATGTTACATCGACTACATTTTCGCCTCGATCACGTCGGTTTTGACGCGAACCAATGTTAATTGCAGGAACTCCAAGATAAGCGCATTCTCTGATTCCAACGCTTGAATTTCCAATTAAACAAAGTGAACTATGTAATAAATTCAGGAAATCATCACCTTCCATGTTTTTGAAGAAATGAACATTTTCCATTTTATATTTCTCACGAAAAGAACGGATTCCGGTAGAAGTTCCATCTGCGCCGGCATCAACGTTTGGCCAAAACCAAAGTGTTGGTTTGTCTATTTTTTGAATTGCTCTTAATGTCGCTTCGATATGTTTTCTGGAATCCTGATATTCATTGGTTACAGGATGTTGCATAACTACGATATAACCATTTTTTAAATCTGGTTCTGAACCAACTCCGCCATACTTTTCATATGGATTAAAAGTCAAGCTATCATTATTAGCCACTTTTTGTGCAATATCAATCGAAGGGCAACCTGTATTGAAAACAAATTCAGGATTTTCTCCTAATTTAATCACTCTCTCTTTTGCACTATCAGATGCCACAAAATGATAATCTGATAATTTTGTAATTGCGTGACGTACTTTTTCATCAATATTTCCGGTAACTTCTCCGCCTTGAATATGTGCCAAAGGAATATTCATATATGAAGCTGCGATTGCTGTTGCCATTGTTTCAAACCTGTCAGCAACGGTCACAACGATATCTGGTTTTAAATTATCGAAAACGGTTGATAATTCTAAAATACCAATTCCGGTAGTTTTAGCAGCAGCAGTTAAATTTTCACCTTCTAATACATTAAACACTTTTGCATCAATAACAAAACCGTCTTTTTCAATATAATTAACCGCAGAACCATATCGATCTAACAAAGCAGAAGCAGCAACTACTAATTGCAATTGAAGATCAGGATGAGTTTGAATCGCTTTTAAAACTGTTTTTACTCTACTATAGGATGGTCTTGCAGTAATTACAACTGCTATTTTTCTTTTATCGCTCATTCTAAATCACTTTCGTTTAAAAAATCCCATTTCGACATACTTCGTGTCAGTTTTTTGCCAATTACATTTTCAAATTGTGAAGCCTCTATTCCGTAACCTTTTGGTTTTTTGGCTTCTAAATCTTCAAACGTAAGAATATGGCCAGACAGCAAAGATTTATTGACCGCCAAAGATTTTTCAAATATACTTTTTATGGTTGAGAATTCAAGATTATCATTTTTATTAACTGGATTCTGAATCGCAATTTGTATCATATTAACATCCGAAACCAATTGTTTTACCTCATCAATAGTCAACGAAGATTTTGAATCCGGACCAAACATTCTACGATCAAAAATCACATGAAATTCTAAAATTTCTGCGCCTAACGCTACTGCAGCAATATTCGTAGCAATTTTAGCCGAATGATCTGAAAAACCAACTCTTGCTCCATATCTTTCTTTCATCTCCTGAATAATATTCAACCCAAATTGTTCCGGTTGAGTTGGATAAGAAGTTGTACATTGAAGTATTGAAAAATCAACTTCATTTTTTTTCAGAAATTCTACGGTAAGATCTAATTCTTTCAAGCTGCTCATTCCTGAAGAAATTATTACGGTTTTCTTGGTTTGAGCAATCTTTTTTAATAAAAGAAAGTTATTAACTTCTCCTGATCCTATTTTATAAGATGCAACTCCAATTTCTTCAAGCCAATCTACCGCCATATTGCTAAATGGAGAACAAATGAAATCTAATCCTACTTCATCGCAATGACTTTTAATTTCTTTCCATTGCTCTAATGTAAATTGCATTCTCTTCCAATAATCGTATCGGGTTTCATCTTCGTAAGAAAATTTTATTCTGAATGGTTCAAAAGCACTACTTTCAGCTTCTGCAATATGCATCTGAAATTTAACTGCATGAATACCAGTATCTGCCAATGCATCTATATAGGAATGTAAAATCCCTAAACTTCCTTCATGTGCCTGACCTATTTCGGCGATAAGATAAGGTTTATGCATAAAATTGACCTTTTAAAAAAATTAATTGATTTTGGATATATTTTAGTTTTAGAGTCGTTTATTATTCCAAACTTTTCTTCGCGTTTGAAATAATCTCGTTCATCTCTAAATTCCAATTATTGGTAGAATATAAATTCTTTGGAATAGTTTCAAATTCTATAGGATTCTCTATGAATTCAATCATCGCATTTTCCCATTCTGAAACAAAATGTGGTTTTTCTATCAGTTTACCTAATTTTCCGTATTGCAAAACTTCAGAAACTCCGCCTATTGCAGAAGCAATACAATAATTTCCGGAATGCAATGCTTCGATTAAACTTAGACCAAATCCTTCATGCCAAAGGGTTGGAAACAGATAACAATCTGCCATTTGAAGATAAGTCGCAATTTCATTATTTGGTACTTTTCCCAGATATTCAACTCCAGCCTGAGGATTTTTGGCTTCTGTTCCAATTACCCATAAAACGATATCTTGTCTGGTAGAAAAAACTCGTTTCCATGCGTCTAATATTATATGTAATCCTTTTTTAGGACGATCTTGTGAACACCAAACAAATACTTTTTTGTCACCAACTCCTTTATTTTGTTTTAAAAGTTGTTTTTCTTGTGGCAAAAGAGGGGAAAATTTTGCGGTATCGATTCCGTTATGTAAAACCGAAAATCGCGTAGGCAAAACTGTATAATAATTTTTATGTGCTAAATAGGAATCATTTGTTAAGACAACCATTTCGTCAATAGATTCGAAAAAGTTACGTCCTTGAAAATTTTCAAAATAAGGTGCAAAACCATGATAGAAAAACTGAATATAACAGTTCTTGCGTAAACCTTTTTCTTCTAAAAATTTCAATAATGGTTTTACGATTCCAAAGTTGTCTATTATCTGAATAATATATTTCTCGTCGGGAGCTATAATCTTTGTTAAAGCTTTAAAATATTCTAAATATGAATTTTTATTCCATCTCTTTTGTAACTTATTCAGTTTATCATTTAAGACAAAACTATACTTTACAGAATTCCATTTTTCTTCTGGTTCCGGGCAAACAATATAATCAATTGAATGTTCCTTCTCCAGATAATTTTTATACAAAGTAGTCCAGCTCCCAATTTTAGAAAAAGGAAGTGGCAGCTGAGAAATTAAAATTACTTTGGACATAAAAATCTGTTTTATAATTGTATTGTTAGCTTAATACTTTTTAAATCTTCTGCAACAACATACTTGTACGCTGCATCTGAATAAAAAGATATTATATGCAATATAATTGTATCATTTATCTCTTTTAACGTATAATATTCAGGAACGGTCTTTCCAAGCATTTTCTTAGCGTGATATTTTAAAGTTTTAGTATAAGAATCTTCCAATATTAGAACTTCTAAAACTTTTACATCAAATTTATGTAATACAGAAAATAAAAAATTATTTATTTCCTCTTTTTTATTCGACAACTGTAAGCAAACATCTGGTTTCGCCAAGGCTTCAAACTGATCTTTATTTATACTATTTCCCCAGTTTTCATTATTTACAATACAATTTTTAAATACCAAATTCATTCGACAATGTTCCTGATTTATTCTTGCAATTGTATCATGTTGTAAAATGGTTGTTAGTTTTTTATTCAAAGAATTTCTGTAGGTAACATGCCATTGATGGAGCATTAAAATCTTTTCGTCAAAAAAACGAACATCCAAATCAATCATTTTTAGTCGGGCATGAACATCTTCATCTTCACTTCCCCACAAATGAAAAAACTCGTCAAAACCTCTTATTTTAAGTAATGCTTCTGTTGGGAACAAAGATAATCCTTGTGCTCCGGGAGAACTTTCATGTACAATTTCGTAATCTTGAAATTGTTTATGGATTTGAGTTCCTTTTTCGCTTAAAAATCCAACTTTAAAAAAAACAGATTGTTTAGGACTTTTGATATTTTCCATGGTCTGAACAAAATCAGGTGAAAAAATCATGTCAATATCGGCAATAAAAACAAAATCAGTTTCTACCAAATGTAATCCTATATTGATTGCTTTTGCACGCGACCAGAGTTGCGAACTACAATAAGTATAATGATACGTTACAAAAGAATAATTAGAAATTAATTTTGTTATTTCAGAAGCCACTGAAGCAGAAGAACCATAATCAATAAAAACAACTTTGAACTCTTGATTATTTTGTGCAATCAATGAATCTAAAGAGCGCTTAACTCTTTCTAATTCGCGATTTCTATAAATATACAAGATGGTTATCATGATTCTGATCTTAATTGATTATCGATAATTTGCAATAAATCCTGATCGCTGTTTTTGAATTTTCGGGCAAAAAAAGCAACATTATCTCCTATCTCATTTTTTACAAATTCACTTTCAAAAACTCCAATATGTCTGTCTGAAATAAATGCCGGACCGGGATGAACTGACCAATCTACATAAGTCAAATTTCCTTTTAAATTTTTAATATCAGAGTTTCCTATAATAGTTGGTATTAATATCTCTTCTGAACAAAATGAATGTTTAAAAAATTTCTCATACTGCGGATTCGATTTTAGAAAATCTAAAATATAAACTATAGTATTATGACTCAAAATCCACCAAGTTGGTCCAAAAAACACTTTTTCGAAAGGATAGTTTTCTCTTGGAAAATACAAACTGATTTTTTTTTCCAATTTTAATATTGCTCTTTTCCAAAGCGGTTTGTTTGGTTTTCTTCTGTAAAACAAATCAAAATAAAAATTCTTTACCCAACCTCTCTTCATTTCAGAAGGAAAACCTTCTTTTATGCTTATAAATTCGCCACCTTTTTCTAAGATGTCATATAGATATTGATTGCTTTTTATAGGATAATCGCTCCCGCTTATTAATGAATAATAGTCATAATTTTGTTTTATGGCTTGAGACATTAAATTGAGAATAGCTTCTTGATGTGACCATCCTCCCCACCATACTATTTGTCTTTTAATGAAATGAACGTTTTCAAATTCATTCAAATTAGTTGGCATTGAAGAGTTTTTATCTATATGAATATAAAAAGAAACATTATTATCCTGAAGTGCAGAAATTAATCTTTTAAGGTGATCATATTCGTGATATGCGGTTATTAGATAAGCTATTTTTATTTTATTTTGCATCTTCTATCTTCACATGTAATTATTAGATTCTTCTTTTGAAAGCCCTTTCCAGATTAGAAAATGTTTCATAATTTTTTTATTCATTATAAACTTGGCAAACAATCTGTTTTTAATAAAATAAGAGAAATATGAACTTGATTTTGTTTTTGAGATTGGACAAATACTTTCGTTATTATTTTTTTGTAATTGATTTACTTCTGTAGACATCCACTCTTCTGTCACATTTCCCATATGATAGCTGTAATTATTTGAAGTAGATAATCTCCAAAAACCTTTTTTAACAACCGGTATATCTAAAAATTGCGATTCGCTATCGCCTCCAAGTTTATAATTTGTGTATCGACTTTGAAAATCATCAAAAATAGAAGCTCTATAAGTTGTTACAAAGTGTCCTGCTCCAACAACTGCCTTTTTATCTTTATTGGTTATTGTCAGATATTTTTTTAATTGTATCGAATTATAGAAATCAGTATTTCCTATACTGTGTGCAAATTTCTTTAATGCTTCTGGATTCTCAACATTTGTGAATTTTATTTTTTTAGAAAAAAACAAATCCCAATACACATTTGCTGTATGAGTTCGCAGTGATTTTGAAGAAGGCGTTGGACAAACCGCGCCTGCTTTTGAAAAATTCTCAAAAACATCATATGTAGCTTTTTGCCAATCTGTTAAAAACAAAACATCTGCATCTGAAATCGTTATTAGAGAAAAATTATTACCTGAAATACCTTTTAAAACTGCATTAAGTTTTCCGATATTGGCAGTATGAATTACTTCGTGAATTTTATTCTGTTCAAATAAATTGTTCAGGTAATTGACTATTAATTGACAACTGCCATTATTTACAATTGTAATGAATGTTTTATCATTAATTGTAGCAAAAAGTGACTCTAAACAGAGTTTCAAAATCTCAAAACTATCTTTAAAATAACCTTCTTGATTGGGTATATAAACAGGAACAATAATCTGATGAAAATAATCAGATGAAGTATGAACTTTGTCTTTATGTGGATTAAAACCTACTCGCATACTAATTTGTGATTGCTTCTCTAATATTCAAATTTCCTCTTAAAAACCCATAACCTTTACCCAGAAAAAGAAGTAACATGAATCCTGTGGCAAGTTTACATTTTTTATCTAAAGCAATGTTATTTCTAAAAATCAAATTAAATATATTTTGCTTGTACTTTTTAATAATTTCAAATCTGGAAGTCAACAAACACAACTCATATATAATGCTGGAAATTCTAAAAGTCAAATACTCATTTATTAAAAGATAATCTTCGACTTTTTGTTTCCTAATTAGTTTTTTTACTTTTAAGAAAAATACAATTTTAGATTCCAGGCTTAATCTTTTATTTTGTGCGTTTTGAGTAATACTTGTATTGCCTCTTCTTACCGAAAAAAGAAAATCATTTGTATAAATATACTTAGGATAATAAAGTAACATTCTTAAATGAAAATCTGATTCATGAGAGTCAAATAAGGTTTCATCAAATAGCTCTTTTCCTTCCAGATATTCTCTTTTCCATAATGGAGCAGCTGTTAGAAAATAATGATTTTTAACCAAATAACCCAATATTAAGCTATGCTCCAGATTTCTGTTTGCTTTGTTTTCTGTAACAATCTCAGAATTTTCATAAAAAGTCAACGAGAGACAAACACAAAAATCTAAATCCTTATCTTGTTCTAAAGTAGTAACTTGTTTTTCGAGAAAATCAGGATGCATAATATCGTCGCTATCAAACCACTTTACATACTTCCCTTTTGATAATTCGAAACCGTAGTTTCTACATGCGTTTGCGCCTTTTAATCTGTCAGCTGGTCTTTGATGATATTGAAATCTGGTATCATTTTCACAATACTTTTTTAAAACTTCATCGGTATTATCTGTAGATCCATCATCTACTACAATACATTCCCAATTCGTATAATTTTGCTTGATAATACTATCAAGTGTTTCACTAATTAAGTGCTCACGATTGTACGTTGGAATAATAATGGAGATCAAATTGTTCAATTTATAAATGATTTATATGAATCTTTTTATTCGTTGCTCTACTATTATTTATGCATTCAATTTTATTTTTGAATAAGCGAATTTGCTTTACGTATCCAAAGACTTTTGTGAAATTCAATCTAACAAAACTTCTGACTAAGAGTTTCTTGCTCTTTTTCAATTCTTTATTAATTTCCTTTTGACCAAAAGCATTGTTGATATTGGCGTAAGTAAAATAAACTCCTCTTAAATAGTTATCAAAATACTTTTCTGAAAACAATTTGTGATCCGCTTTTTTAGGTTTATGGCTATCATGTCTTATAAATGAATTTGGAACAACTCCAATATTCAGTTGATGAAATTTAACCCTTTGGCAATAATTATTATCTTCTCCGTAATGGTAAAAAATGGGATCAAATCCTCCAATTTTTTTTACTGTATCGATAGGTAAAAACCATGCAGCTGCCTGAATAAAGTCAATATCGTAAATGGACTTCATATCTTGTTTTAAAACAAAATCAGAAAAAAAAGCTCTGCTGTTATCTTCGGTCATGAACTTATAAAAATAATATTCTAAAAACTTCCCTGAATACTCTAATTGAATTGGGCTTAAAATTCCAAAGTCTGGATTTATTTGTGCGCTGTTTATTAAATTTTCAATTGTATTTTGCTCTAAAAAAGCATCCTGATTTAATAAGAAAACAAAATCAGCATTTTGTTTGAGAGCATAATTCATTCCTAAATTATTTGCTTTACCAAAACCTAAATTATGCTTTTGTTCTAATAAGATTACATCCGAAAATTTTTCTTTTATAAACAAAACCGTATCATCTGAACTGTTGTTGTCTATAACAATTATTGAGGTTGAAACAGAACTGTTTAAAACACTTTTTAAACATTCTTCTATCCATTTCATACCATTGTAGGTAACAATAATAACAAATCCCTTATTCATAAAATATACTTTTAGTACGCTATAATGTTGATTTTTTACGAATAATTAACTTAATCCATTTTTTAAAAAATTTAGAATATAATGGCGAGTACGGTTTCATACAGAATAAGTTAAACCAAATACTAATAACATTTTTCTTTATACCTAAATTTAAAGATCTATTTATAAAATTAGATCCGTTATCAAATTCTAAAATTTGCAAATCCTTATTTGTAAATTGATTATCTATTTTCAACGGTAAATATTTTCTATAAATCGAATGAATTTTAAAAGTCGAATCTATCCACTTTTCATCTAGATTTCCTATTGAAAAATGTTCAATCAAAATTTGATTCGTTACTAAAACTTTATAATCATACTTTTTATACTCAAAAGAAAAATTCAAATCGTAATTGTGAAAACCTTTTAGTTTAGTATTGAAAAATATTCTTTCGTCTTTTCTTGCTGCCATAAAAACACCATCAACAGCTATAACCTCTACTTTTTCATCATTGGTTTTAAATCCATATTCCCATTTTTCGGGATCGTTTTTAACATGCTGAATAATATTAATTACTTTCTGATCATCCGGGCAATTCCACCAACCTGAAGGCATTTTGGTTTTCACCTTAGATCCGGCAACGCCAATTAATCCAACTGTATTATTTTCTTCAAAAGTATCACTAATTATTTTTCCCCAATCATTGGTGTGGATGAAAATATCGTCATGAATGAAACATAAATATTCTCCTTTGCTTTGTTTTATTCCCAGGTTATAGGCTTCGAAAATAGAATATTTATTTTGCGAATTATTAATGATAATTAATTCAAATTTGACGCCTATTGTCTTTTCAATATTTTCTTTTAAATCAGAATCAATCAATTCATATCTTGAGCATATTATAACTGAAATCATCTAATTAATTTTTAAGCTTTAACAATATTCTTTTTTTCAAATTGTACTTCTGGATGAAAAAGCTAAAAATTGTTAAGAAAACAAAAAAAGCTTTTCCGTACTGCTTGTTTTTAAGTAAAATAAAAACT
This genomic interval carries:
- a CDS encoding D-isomer specific 2-hydroxyacid dehydrogenase family protein, producing the protein MKILITESENFSPKAIAELQKHFEVIQHDFKSIEKLIENIAEVEVLFVRLRFKLTKEILQKATKLKYILTATTGLDHIDVPYFESCGGQVISLKGETDFLNSIPSTAEHTWALLLALLKRIPSSFNDVKLGNWNRDNFKGNNLSGKKIGILGLGRVGKQVANFAQAFGMKVGYFDTTSQINDHKKFSNPEEMFAWADVISIHIPYDEQNKYFVNQELLQNCKENAVLINTSRGNIWDEKFVGQLLQQNKISGIATDVLQDEFNAESLKTNPLIQLANKGYNSIITPHIAGATYESMAMTEEFVTAKFLSIITF
- a CDS encoding acylneuraminate cytidylyltransferase family protein; protein product: MKVLVVIPARGGSKGVPKKNIKILGDKPLLAHAIDCAKASKKATRIIVSTDCEEIAAVSKEYGSEVILRPTDLATDTSNVVTAVEHVYQELKDEFDIIVLLQPTSPLRTGLDLDNVISFFENDANIQGVISVIPMDDTHPARMYNLGINNEMIPFLEYGETARRQDLDPVYYRNGCFYAVRTTTFFNEKSFMVANKTAYVMDADWLANIDTPRDFKIAEILYKDWKNENSNY
- the neuC gene encoding UDP-N-acetylglucosamine 2-epimerase, which gives rise to MSDKRKIAVVITARPSYSRVKTVLKAIQTHPDLQLQLVVAASALLDRYGSAVNYIEKDGFVIDAKVFNVLEGENLTAAAKTTGIGILELSTVFDNLKPDIVVTVADRFETMATAIAASYMNIPLAHIQGGEVTGNIDEKVRHAITKLSDYHFVASDSAKERVIKLGENPEFVFNTGCPSIDIAQKVANNDSLTFNPYEKYGGVGSEPDLKNGYIVVMQHPVTNEYQDSRKHIEATLRAIQKIDKPTLWFWPNVDAGADGTSTGIRSFREKYKMENVHFFKNMEGDDFLNLLHSSLCLIGNSSVGIRECAYLGVPAINIGSRQNRRDRGENVVDVTYDENEIIDAITGVLAKNNRTRSNVYGDGGAGNKIAQLLQDLPLLFHKTITY
- a CDS encoding N-acetylneuraminate synthase family protein; translation: MHKPYLIAEIGQAHEGSLGILHSYIDALADTGIHAVKFQMHIAEAESSAFEPFRIKFSYEDETRYDYWKRMQFTLEQWKEIKSHCDEVGLDFICSPFSNMAVDWLEEIGVASYKIGSGEVNNFLLLKKIAQTKKTVIISSGMSSLKELDLTVEFLKKNEVDFSILQCTTSYPTQPEQFGLNIIQEMKERYGARVGFSDHSAKIATNIAAVALGAEILEFHVIFDRRMFGPDSKSSLTIDEVKQLVSDVNMIQIAIQNPVNKNDNLEFSTIKSIFEKSLAVNKSLLSGHILTFEDLEAKKPKGYGIEASQFENVIGKKLTRSMSKWDFLNESDLE
- a CDS encoding glycosyltransferase family 4 protein, whose product is MSKVILISQLPLPFSKIGSWTTLYKNYLEKEHSIDYIVCPEPEEKWNSVKYSFVLNDKLNKLQKRWNKNSYLEYFKALTKIIAPDEKYIIQIIDNFGIVKPLLKFLEEKGLRKNCYIQFFYHGFAPYFENFQGRNFFESIDEMVVLTNDSYLAHKNYYTVLPTRFSVLHNGIDTAKFSPLLPQEKQLLKQNKGVGDKKVFVWCSQDRPKKGLHIILDAWKRVFSTRQDIVLWVIGTEAKNPQAGVEYLGKVPNNEIATYLQMADCYLFPTLWHEGFGLSLIEALHSGNYCIASAIGGVSEVLQYGKLGKLIEKPHFVSEWENAMIEFIENPIEFETIPKNLYSTNNWNLEMNEIISNAKKSLE
- a CDS encoding glycosyltransferase family A protein, which produces MITILYIYRNRELERVKRSLDSLIAQNNQEFKVVFIDYGSSASVASEITKLISNYSFVTYHYTYCSSQLWSRAKAINIGLHLVETDFVFIADIDMIFSPDFVQTMENIKSPKQSVFFKVGFLSEKGTQIHKQFQDYEIVHESSPGAQGLSLFPTEALLKIRGFDEFFHLWGSEDEDVHARLKMIDLDVRFFDEKILMLHQWHVTYRNSLNKKLTTILQHDTIARINQEHCRMNLVFKNCIVNNENWGNSINKDQFEALAKPDVCLQLSNKKEEINNFLFSVLHKFDVKVLEVLILEDSYTKTLKYHAKKMLGKTVPEYYTLKEINDTIILHIISFYSDAAYKYVVAEDLKSIKLTIQL
- a CDS encoding beta-1,6-N-acetylglucosaminyltransferase: MQNKIKIAYLITAYHEYDHLKRLISALQDNNVSFYIHIDKNSSMPTNLNEFENVHFIKRQIVWWGGWSHQEAILNLMSQAIKQNYDYYSLISGSDYPIKSNQYLYDILEKGGEFISIKEGFPSEMKRGWVKNFYFDLFYRRKPNKPLWKRAILKLEKKISLYFPRENYPFEKVFFGPTWWILSHNTIVYILDFLKSNPQYEKFFKHSFCSEEILIPTIIGNSDIKNLKGNLTYVDWSVHPGPAFISDRHIGVFESEFVKNEIGDNVAFFARKFKNSDQDLLQIIDNQLRSES
- a CDS encoding glycosyltransferase family A protein, yielding MRVGFNPHKDKVHTSSDYFHQIIVPVYIPNQEGYFKDSFEILKLCLESLFATINDKTFITIVNNGSCQLIVNYLNNLFEQNKIHEVIHTANIGKLNAVLKGISGNNFSLITISDADVLFLTDWQKATYDVFENFSKAGAVCPTPSSKSLRTHTANVYWDLFFSKKIKFTNVENPEALKKFAHSIGNTDFYNSIQLKKYLTITNKDKKAVVGAGHFVTTYRASIFDDFQSRYTNYKLGGDSESQFLDIPVVKKGFWRLSTSNNYSYHMGNVTEEWMSTEVNQLQKNNNESICPISKTKSSSYFSYFIKNRLFAKFIMNKKIMKHFLIWKGLSKEESNNYM
- a CDS encoding glycosyltransferase family 2 protein — protein: MNNLISIIIPTYNREHLISETLDSIIKQNYTNWECIVVDDGSTDNTDEVLKKYCENDTRFQYHQRPADRLKGANACRNYGFELSKGKYVKWFDSDDIMHPDFLEKQVTTLEQDKDLDFCVCLSLTFYENSEIVTENKANRNLEHSLILGYLVKNHYFLTAAPLWKREYLEGKELFDETLFDSHESDFHLRMLLYYPKYIYTNDFLFSVRRGNTSITQNAQNKRLSLESKIVFFLKVKKLIRKQKVEDYLLINEYLTFRISSIIYELCLLTSRFEIIKKYKQNIFNLIFRNNIALDKKCKLATGFMLLLFLGKGYGFLRGNLNIREAITN
- a CDS encoding glycosyltransferase family 2 protein, which gives rise to MNKGFVIIVTYNGMKWIEECLKSVLNSSVSTSIIVIDNNSSDDTVLFIKEKFSDVILLEQKHNLGFGKANNLGMNYALKQNADFVFLLNQDAFLEQNTIENLINSAQINPDFGILSPIQLEYSGKFLEYYFYKFMTEDNSRAFFSDFVLKQDMKSIYDIDFIQAAAWFLPIDTVKKIGGFDPIFYHYGEDNNYCQRVKFHQLNIGVVPNSFIRHDSHKPKKADHKLFSEKYFDNYLRGVYFTYANINNAFGQKEINKELKKSKKLLVRSFVRLNFTKVFGYVKQIRLFKNKIECINNSRATNKKIHINHL
- a CDS encoding glycosyltransferase gives rise to the protein MISVIICSRYELIDSDLKENIEKTIGVKFELIIINNSQNKYSIFEAYNLGIKQSKGEYLCFIHDDIFIHTNDWGKIISDTFEENNTVGLIGVAGSKVKTKMPSGWWNCPDDQKVINIIQHVKNDPEKWEYGFKTNDEKVEVIAVDGVFMAARKDERIFFNTKLKGFHNYDLNFSFEYKKYDYKVLVTNQILIEHFSIGNLDEKWIDSTFKIHSIYRKYLPLKIDNQFTNKDLQILEFDNGSNFINRSLNLGIKKNVISIWFNLFCMKPYSPLYSKFFKKWIKLIIRKKSTL